The Micromonospora sp. WMMD961 genome has a segment encoding these proteins:
- a CDS encoding glycosyltransferase, which translates to MSSDAVVLDVVVPAFNEADRLPDTLLLLRAALAGLDVPCRVTVVDNASTDATAKVVSSALPGTVPVRLLWCGERGKGFAVRTGVLASDARYVGFCDADLATAPDNLGQVLGLLTKGVDVVVGSRAHPESVVQERHSLLRRWGAVAFRGAVRQVVRSVGETQCGFKFFRGDVARRAFAPLRCGGFAFDVEVLGRVERAGARLQEIPVNWVDVPGSRFSPVRHGWQSFVDVAKIRWRLRHANAVSTTPVPVVAIPVAPDVTTGAATVGLRP; encoded by the coding sequence GTGTCGTCAGATGCGGTCGTACTCGACGTCGTGGTGCCGGCCTTCAACGAGGCGGACCGACTGCCGGACACCCTGCTCCTGCTCCGGGCGGCGCTGGCCGGTCTCGATGTGCCCTGCCGGGTGACAGTGGTCGACAACGCCAGCACCGACGCGACCGCCAAGGTGGTGTCGTCCGCGTTGCCCGGCACGGTCCCCGTCCGGTTGTTGTGGTGTGGCGAGCGAGGAAAGGGGTTCGCGGTGCGGACCGGTGTGCTCGCCAGCGACGCGCGCTACGTCGGCTTCTGCGACGCGGACCTGGCCACCGCGCCGGACAACCTCGGGCAGGTGCTCGGCCTGCTGACCAAGGGCGTCGACGTGGTGGTCGGTTCGCGGGCACACCCCGAGTCGGTGGTCCAGGAGCGGCACAGTCTGCTCCGCCGGTGGGGCGCGGTGGCGTTCCGGGGCGCGGTCCGGCAGGTGGTCCGCAGCGTGGGCGAGACGCAGTGCGGGTTCAAGTTCTTCCGCGGCGACGTCGCGCGGCGCGCGTTCGCGCCACTGCGGTGCGGCGGGTTCGCCTTCGACGTGGAGGTGCTGGGACGCGTCGAGCGGGCGGGTGCCCGGCTGCAGGAGATCCCGGTCAACTGGGTGGACGTGCCCGGTTCCCGCTTCTCCCCGGTCCGCCACGGCTGGCAGAGCTTCGTGGACGTCGCGAAGATCCGCTGGCGGCTTCGTCACGCCAATGCCGTCTCCACCACGCCGGTGCCGGTCGTCGCCATCCCGGTGGCCCCCGACGTGACCACTGGTGCCGCCACTGTTGGATTGCGGCCGTGA
- a CDS encoding glycosyltransferase family 4 protein codes for MSVGSSPVAAAPTTDVPVVGRRIAVLNWKDPWHPDAGGAEVYAWQVARDLVTAGAQVTFLTARPKGSRGDEVRDGIRIVRVGGRWSIYPRALGWLSRRRRQFDAVLDCQNGIPFFSPAVLPTSVPVVCVIHHVHDRQFRLYFGPLVGRFGAWLEGPVARRVYRRCVTLAVSPSTATAVRDRLGWTGPVVVVPNGADADHPPRRSRDEHPRLVCVGRVTRHKRVDLVLDAVDQLRSERPDLRLDIVGGGPDVEAVRGQVDERGLNDVVTVHGHLPSAERDALLAAAWLHVSGSWGEGWGLVVVEAAAAGLPTVAFDVDGLRDAVRPGRTGWLVSEGEHPAGDLAAGLDRALDSVATPAEADRMADECRQWSDAFRWADTGRRVRAVLGDLLAARAVPWASGDACLVVRTPEPNDLLARVAPLLPHTRHVALDQRSLWILVPGADPAAIRRVLRDVGVPEDAVTESRASRDELLTGVPVRQC; via the coding sequence GTGAGTGTCGGATCTTCCCCGGTCGCTGCGGCTCCCACCACCGACGTCCCGGTGGTGGGCCGCCGGATCGCCGTGCTCAACTGGAAGGACCCGTGGCATCCCGATGCCGGGGGCGCCGAGGTCTACGCCTGGCAGGTCGCCCGTGATCTGGTGACCGCCGGCGCGCAGGTCACCTTCCTGACCGCCCGGCCCAAAGGCAGCCGCGGCGACGAGGTTCGCGACGGCATCCGGATCGTCCGGGTCGGTGGCCGGTGGAGCATCTACCCCCGGGCGCTGGGTTGGTTGTCGCGCCGCCGACGTCAGTTCGACGCCGTGCTGGACTGTCAGAACGGCATCCCCTTCTTCAGCCCGGCGGTCCTGCCGACGAGCGTGCCGGTGGTCTGCGTGATCCACCATGTGCACGATCGGCAGTTCCGGCTGTACTTCGGGCCGCTGGTCGGTCGCTTCGGGGCGTGGCTGGAGGGGCCCGTCGCCCGCCGGGTCTACCGCCGTTGCGTGACCCTCGCGGTCTCGCCCTCCACGGCTACTGCTGTACGCGACCGGCTCGGCTGGACCGGCCCGGTGGTCGTGGTGCCGAACGGAGCGGATGCCGACCATCCCCCACGCCGGTCCCGGGACGAGCACCCCCGACTGGTCTGCGTCGGGCGGGTGACTCGGCACAAGCGGGTCGACCTGGTGCTCGACGCCGTCGACCAACTGCGGTCCGAGCGGCCCGACCTGCGCCTCGACATCGTCGGTGGCGGGCCGGACGTGGAGGCGGTCCGCGGGCAGGTCGACGAGCGTGGGCTGAACGACGTGGTGACGGTCCACGGTCACCTGCCCTCCGCCGAGCGGGACGCGCTGCTGGCCGCCGCCTGGTTGCACGTCTCCGGCTCGTGGGGTGAGGGCTGGGGTCTCGTGGTGGTGGAGGCTGCCGCCGCCGGGCTGCCCACTGTCGCCTTCGACGTGGACGGCCTGCGCGACGCCGTACGACCCGGCCGGACCGGGTGGTTGGTGTCTGAGGGCGAGCACCCGGCCGGTGATCTCGCCGCTGGGCTGGACCGCGCGCTGGACTCTGTCGCCACCCCCGCCGAGGCGGACCGGATGGCGGACGAGTGTCGACAGTGGAGTGATGCGTTCCGCTGGGCGGACACCGGCCGGCGGGTCCGCGCGGTCCTCGGGGACCTGCTCGCCGCACGCGCGGTGCCGTGGGCGTCCGGCGACGCCTGTCTCGTGGTCCGGACGCCCGAGCCGAACGATCTTCTCGCCCGGGTGGCACCACTGCTGCCCCACACCCGGCACGTCGCGCTCGACCAGCGGAGTCTGTGGATCCTGGTGCCGGGTGCCGATCCGGCGGCGATCCGGCGGGTGCTCCGCGACGTCGGCGTACCCGAGGACGCCGTGACAGAGTCGAGGGCGAGTCGAGACGAACTCCTCACCGGAGTTCCGGTACGGCAGTGTTGA